The Desulfuribacillus stibiiarsenatis genome segment TAATCAGAAAAACACTGAAAGATAATAATCTTCAGAATGAGCAACCTTCAGAAGAGACTCCACAAGTAAATAATAAAAACGGTATTGTTGTAGGAGCAACAATTATGGTAGTTACTCAAATGATTATGATTGCCATAATGACAATGACACCTGTGCATATGGAGCTCCATGGACATGGATTAAATGAGATAGGACTAGTTATTGGAATACATATAGGGTCGATGTATTTGCCTTCACTAATTACAGGTATCCTCGTTGATAAGCTTGGCCGAATGATTATGGCAATAGCTTCAGGAATTACTTTGCTTTTTGCAGGTCTATTAGCAGCTATTACACCAGGTGATACATTGATTACCTTAATCATAGCTCTTTCATTACTTGGTATAGGGTGGAATATTGGGCTAATTAGTGGTACAGCATTAATCGTTGACTCAACAGTTCCTTCCAAACGTGCCAAAACTCAAGGTGAAGTGGATGTGCTTATTGCTTTGTCAGGAGCAACGGGTGGTGCTATATCTGGTATGATAGTTGCCGGTTCAAGTTACACAATACTATCAATTGCTGGTGGGATTTTGTCTTTGGTTCTTATTGCAGTCATAGTGTGGTCGCGTCGCTATGCAGATTAGCACTCATTAAGGACAAATGTATAGAAAAATATGTAGATGTAATAGGGAATAACAAAGTATTCGTTAGGAGGAAAAGATAGAGTGAAATTTACATTTACACCAATCAAGTTTCAATCTGCTTTAGCAGCAGGAGGGATATCCCTCATGGCTTTTAACTATCTGCAAATGGTATTGCCCCATGAAGGCGGACTCGTTAATATAATCAACATCGAGTGGGGGGAATACAGTTTAGCACAAACGAGCTTATACCTATTTTTATTTGTTGTGATGGGAATTTTCTCTGCGATGCATTTTGTTGGAACTGTTTTTCTTGTGTTTGGATTTATAAAGTGGCTCATAAGAAAAAATCAGCTTCAGAGTTTTTTACAAGACCCAAAGACAAATATTACGATATTTATTCCTTTTGCTTCGCTGTCTATGTCTACTAATGTTTTATGGGGTCCTTCAGGATTTTTTGTTCCAAATTTTTCAGTACAACCATGGATGCTACCAAGCTTAATTTTGTTTGTTTTTCTATGGTTTCCGCTATTAATTTTGGAGTATAAAGTTGCTAAAGTGTTAATGGCAAAATCAACAAATTTGAAGCAGTTAAACTTTGTCTGGTTACTGGATGTCTTTGCATTTGGACTGGTAAGTTTGACTGGAACGGGCATAGCATCGATGGCTGATAATTCTAATATTGCAACAATAGCTGCCATTGGGTCGGTGATCTTAATGGTTGTTGGTCTAGCTTTGTTAGTTGCAAAACTGGGATATCTATTCTATCTACATGTAAAGGTCCCCAAATTGCCAAACAAACCTATTATGCCAGCATATTTTCTCGTTGTCCCTATCACGTGTCTATTTGGAATTAGTTTCTACAGGCTACTATTGTTCATGGAAGGAACCTATGGGTTTAACGCTTCCGGAGCAGCGTTAGTGTTAATCAACGCATCCTATATATTGGCTATTAGTTGGGTACTGTATGTTATCTATATACTTTTTGATTATTTAAGAAAAGATTTTATAAAGGCGGATTATTCCCCTACTCAATGGGGAATCGTTTGAGCTTTGGTTGGCTCCCAGGTTCTGGGGGTTTATGTACAAGGTTTTTATTTTGCAGGAGTTGTACTTTCAAGCATTAACCTTGTAAGTATTATTTTGGCAATGATTGTCTACTTTATGATTTTTGTTAAATTTCATCGAGCTAATAAAAAAGAATTAGAAATCGTAACGACTAACTCGAGCAGTACTATTGCAAATTAGCGTAAGAGTTGAAAACAAGCCAGTTATAAGGGGAGGAACAAACATGAATGCTTTAGAAAAGGGTTATGCACAAACAATTCGAGAGTATTGTTTGCAAAGCAAAGAAAAGAATCCAGTGATACTAGCGAATGAAATAATGGGAATAGAGGGTTTCCCTGTTGCGGGGCAGGCGCATCATCCTCTGATTGCTGCCAGCTTATTAACAGCGTATGCAAATGCATTGAACGAAAAAGTGGATGAACATAAGTTAGATGCCGTAATCAAACGATCCGATTCTTTACCAGCGGGATTTTGCGCGGGATTTGGATCTGATGCAGCTATTATATCGCTCGGTATTACAGTGAGTGTCATATTGGGAAATACTGTTGATGAAGGATCAAGCGTAGGTCGCACTATATCGCATACATTAACAGGAATGGGGATGCTGGCGATTGCCAATAACAGTGGAGCTCGATGCTGTAAAAGAAGCACATTTACTGCTTTGACGTTAGCGGCTAATTATTTACCAGCAACATTAGGTGTTACTTTCCCCAAACTAGAAGAAGCCACGTTTAGATGTCAGTTTTTTGAAATGAATAAAATGTGCAATAAGAAATATTGTAAGTATTATCCATAACAAACAAATAGAAGAAAAGCGTATAAATACATCCTTATAAATAGATAAAAAGGATGTATTTTTATTTATTCTACTTTCTTATGGCAGCCTTCTAAATGTATGTATTTACAATAGATAAGGTACAGACTTTTTTAAAATGTGTTATACTAATTGTTAAGAAGGTGATGATTATGTTAACTAATTCTATTGTAAGAATCGCTATAATATCACTTATATCAGTAATCATTTTTACAGGTTGCGATTATAATACAGATGAAAATGTTGTTCCATTAACTTCAGAAGAGAACGAATATAGTAAAACAGATTCTGATATCCATTTTGGGATTTATAATGAACTATCACCATTGCAGAATTATTTATTATATGATGAGTTGATTAAAGATTTTCAAAAAGTCACGAATTTAAGTACAAGCATTACTTTGAGAAAGAGTTATTCAGAGATCCATTCATTACTACAAGACCGTAAGTTGGATGTTGCGTACATTTATTTAAATGAAAGTATTTTAGAAGATTACCAAGAAAATTATACAATTTATTTTACTTCAGAATTACAATCGCAAATGAAATCTATCGTTGTGGTGAATCAAAACAGCAATATTAATAATATTAGTGACTTGCAGAATCAGTTATTTAGTTATACAGAGCCGAATTCTTATAATAGCATGGCTTTTGATCAATATTTAGAAGGCTTAGGGCAAAGCAAGGAGGCTTTTTTTAAAAATTATTTTTACACGTTTTATGTAGACGAATCTGTATCCGTATTACATTCGGGAATTGTTAACGGCGTAGTTATTGACTCTCTAAATTATGCGATTCTCTCAAATCATCATCAAGAATCACAAACGAAATCAACTGACTTGAACTTTCGTATTTTGCTAGAACTAGATTCAGCAATTAAGGAACCGGTATTGCTAATGCGAAATGATTTGAATGATGATATAAAAGATAAAGTGAAACGTTACTTTCGTCATTTTCCTGATAATGAGAAACAAAAAACAATAGGTACCCGTCTTCATATAGCTTCTTTTAAAGAAGAAAAAATCAATGATAGGTTGATTAATAATGAATAATAAGCTAGTTCCAATAAAAAAATTTCTAAATGAGTCATTGAATTTAAGTGGTAAACTTTTTGGAATCTACTTGATTCTTGCCGTGCTATTATCTCTATGGATAAGCTATTATACAGAATCCCTGCTAAAGGTTCATTTGCAGAATCAATTAGAGGAGCAAGGGCACGCGATTGCTAAGAACATCGCAGATATAAGTGTGAATTATGTATTAACAGAGAATGTACACGGCCTAAAACGACTATTACTAGAGCAAAAAGCGGCCAATTCAAATATAGAGTATATTCTAGTATTTGATTGGAATCTAGATTTATTTGCGCATAGTTTGCCTGTCAATCCATCTAGTAAATTGTTAGAAGTAGATAATGAAAGTCTTCAAGTTATAAAAACAGATCGTGGGAATGTTTGGGAATTTGCGACACCAATTACAGAATACTATGTTGGCACAGTACGGGTTGGGATTTCTGAAACAAAGCAACTTGGAATCGTCAAGACTATTTTATCAAACATATTAGTTAGTTTAATGATATTTTTCTTTATCTCAGCTATTGTTGTTACCTCTCTACACCGGATATTAACGAAACCGATTACCGAATTAGTTAAAGTTACACAAAACCTATCAAAGGGTAATTTCCAGTATCGTGTTCCTCACCACGATAAAAACGATGAGATGGGGGTACTTATTTCCTCATTTAACCAAATGATTGATGACTTAGAGAAATATAAAAAAGAAACAGATAATTTAGAGAAAAAAAGAAGGTTACTGCTCGAAAAAATAATAAATTTACAAGAAGACGAGCGCAAAATTATTGCTATGGAACTCCATGATGAGACAGGTCAATCTCTGACAGGTGTAAAATTAAATCTGAAATCTTTGGAACAGTCAGTAGAAGACCCAATAATAAAAGAACAAGTGGCAAAACTTCACACTCAAGTCTCGCAATCGCTATCGAATATCCACGATTTGATTGTCGATATTGGACCTAGATATTTAGAAGGTGAGAACATCGGCAAGATTCTTGAAAGGTATGTGAACGATTATCAGCAGCGATATAAGGTTCAAGTTTCCCTAGAATTAAAAGGAATAGTGGAAATAGAACTGGTTAATCAAGCTAAAGCATCCGTATTTCGAATTATGCAAGAAGCGATGACAAACACAGCGAAATATGCGAAAGCTACAGAATTATTCATTTCATTGCAAGTTATAAAAACGCATCTTTTACTCATTATTGAAGATAACGGAGTCGGATTTGAGGCAGAGAAAGAATTTTCAAAAATGAGCTCTAGTAAAAACATGGGGCTTTTTAGCATGAAGGAACGAGCGGCACTATTAGGTGGAACTTTCCTTGTTGAATCTGTTATTGGAGAAGGTACAACGGTATATGTTCGAATACCCTTAACTGAGGTGATAATTAATGATACGCATACTGCTAGCGGATGACCATAATTTAGTACGTTCAGGTTTGAAAATTCTATTAGACCAAGTAGAGAATTTTAAAGTTGTAGGAGAAGCGGAGAACGGAGAAGAAGTAATACAGCTATTAAAAGAAACACATCCAGATATCGTATTGCTAGACATCAATATGCCTGAAAAGAACGGGTATGAAACTCTTAAAGCAATACGCGGACACGATTCTACTATAAAAATTATGATGCTAACTATGTATAGTGATCAAGATTTTTTAGTGAAGGCAATTGAGTTAGGGGCAAATGGCTATGTATTGAAAAAAGCTCCTGAAGAAGAACTGATTTTTGCCATCAAAAAAATTATGAGAGAAGGCTCTTATGTCGATAATAGTCTTGCTCAAACGTTTGTTCACGCGATGGTAAATAAAACGAAAACTCCGAAACGCGAAATAAAAGAGAAGAATGAACTTACGAAAAGAGAAAAAGAAGTATTGCAATTAGTTGTTAATGGCGCAACTGATAAGGAAGTAGCGGATAAGCTGGTGATTAGCGTAAAAACGGTAGAAGCTCATAAATACAACATCAAGGAAAAATTACAAGTAAGGCGACTGGCAGATTTGATTCGTTACAGTATTGATAATGAACTATTAGACAATTAGAGGGTGGTAGCATGAAAGAAGAGCAAAAAAATTACCCGAAAATAGCAAAAAACACCACTAAAGTGACACGCAAAAAACTTGTAATAACCTCTATGTTGGGCGCGTTAGGCTTAGTTATGGGAGAATTAATTAGACGCGGTAATGATAGAGACCCAGTAATAGCAAAAGTCGATACGAGTATGAGCAAGTATGGTATGGTAATTGATTTAGACCGTTGTATTGGTTGCAATGCATGTACAATCGCATGTAAGCAGGAAAACAATACCCCTCCAGAAATTCATTATAATGTTGTCATAGAAAAAGAAGAAGGTACTTTTCCGCACGTTAGAAAAATGTTTTTGCCGAGAATTTGTATGCAATGCGATAAACCGCCATGTGTTAAAGTATGCCCTGTAGGTGCCACTCGTAAGCGAAATAACGGGATTGTTGATATTGATTATGCTACATGCATAGGTTGTAGATATTGCATGACGGCTTGTCCGTATGGTGCAAGGAGCTTTGATTTTGGTGTCAATTATTACAAGGAGCCTACGCAGTTTGAGTCATCTGTATATTATGAGTATGAAAATACTTATATACGAGAAAAAGGAGAAGCTCCACAGAACAATGTACGAAAGTGCCATTATTGTTCACATAGACTTCAACAGGGGAAAAAGCCTGCTTGTGTGACGGTGTGCTTAGGAAAGGCGCGCATATTTGGCGATTTAAATGATAAAGACAGTATAATATCTCGAGTAGTAACAAAGAGTTGGGGATTGAAAAATAATTTAGGCACGGAACCCAGAACTCGTTATCTAGGTGAAAGGAGAGAGATATAATGAATCACTCTAACAAAGTATGGTGGTTTTTATTCTCTTCGATAGCCATAATGGCATTTTTCTTTATGTATATACGTATTAATGAAGGACTTTCGTTCACAAACCTAAATAATGTAGTTGGTTGGGGCCTTTGGGTTACATTTTACGTTTATTTTCTTGGCATTAGTGTTGGCTTATTTTTAATTTATGGAATTTATATTATATTTCAGTTACAAAATTTTCGAAAAATTGCCATCGTCGCTCTGTATTCCTCGTTAATAACGTTAGTAACAGGGATGCTATTTATATTTATTGACATAGGACATTTAGGTAGGTTTTGGACGGTTTTTATCAATCGTAATATTAGTTCTATATTGTCTTGGGAACTACATCTTTATGTAATATATTTCACAACAATAGTACTACTTTTAATTTTAGAAAATTGGCATTATATAGAAGAGAAACTATTGCAGCATCGATTGAAAGCGAAGATTAACGAGCATAAAGGTACGGTTATAAAATATATCACGTATTTGGGGATTCCGTTAGCAATTGCTGTTCATGGTGGAACGGGTGCTTTGTTTGCTGTAATTAAGGCACGCGTATTCTGGAACTCGGCAATTTTTCCAATCGTATTTCTGATTTCCGCAGTGCTGTCAGGAGTTGCTTTCTTGATTTTCTTATTGGGGTGTTTTCGAAAGCTAACAATAACCAAAGAACAACAGCGGTTAGTTAGTTTAACCTTTTTGTTTCTCTTAATCATAGACTTCATTACGGTAATGATGCAGTTTTTTGTACATTATTATTCTGACATTAGCGATGGCAAGGCTGTAATTAATTTACTTGTAATCGGCGATTATGCCAAATCATTTTGGCTAGGTCAGATAGGAATCGGTATCATTCTAACATTAGTACTGTTTGGCGTGTATTGGCTATTCACAAAAAGAAATCTAACAATACTATGGTGTAGTGCGATTACATGTTTAATTGGAATCTGGTTTATCCGTATGAATTTTATCGCGCCTGCGTTAAGTGTTCCATTGATTGAAGGTTTATCAGAAAGTATTTACCGATCTGCTGAATCGTTTAAGTACAAGCCAAGCTTCATGGAATGGATGTACAGTTATTTCATAATTTTATCAGGAATTATTATATTTTTGTTTGGAGTGCACAAGATTCCGGCTGTTCATGAAGCCATATACAAACAATCGATAGAGGATGTGATTGATGATGGTACGAATGAATCTCTCCCATTGTAGTCGGAAGCAATTTATCAGGGGTACGGTATCTTTAGGGGCATCCTTTTTGGTTGGTAAGAACTTGACGGTGAATGCCAATGAACCTCAGATCATTGAGGAGAAACAGGTCGCCACATGCTGTCATATGTGCGGTGGTGGAACTGGGGTTATTGCCACAGTTAGAAATGGAGTTGTAGCAGGATTAGAACCGAATGTTCATAACCCAATTGGAGTTTGCAATGTAGCGGACAGTTATGAAAATAACAGCCAATATGGTGGAGCTATGTGTCCAAAAGGATTATCCGGGATTATGGCTTTATATGATCCTGACCGAATAACGAAGCCGTTGATGCGAACGAATCCAGAGAAAGGAATTGGCGTTGACCCTAAATGGCGTGAAATTAGTTGGGACGAAGCCCTTTCTGAGATAACAACTGAATTACGAAAGCTACTAGAGGATGAACGTCCGGAGGCGTTAATTACCGTTTCGGAAAATTCGCTAGTTACTGATATACAAAAAGATTTTTGTAAGCTGTTTGGAACACCCAATGCTGGTTTTCATACAAATATATGTAGTGCGACTCGTAAGGGAGCGGCAAAAGCCGTTTTAGGTGTAGACGAACCACTTGGGGACTATCAGAATAGTAAATATATGTTACTTTTTGGCTGGAATCCATTGTCCGCTGTTAAATGGTCACATTTACCGCAAATTATTTTGAACGGGAAGCAAAACGGCGCAAAGTTAGTGGTAATTGACCCTCGATATAGTGAAACAGCAGCAAAGGCAGACGTGTGGCATCCTATCACCCCTGGAACGGACGGGGCCCTCGCCCTTGCTATGGCCCATGTAATTATAAACGCTAAGATTTATGATGAAGAGTTTATAAACAATTGGACGACGGGATTTTCGGAATATCAGAAATACGTTCAAGATAAAACTCCAGAATGGGCTGAAAAAATTTGCGGTGTCTCGGCGAATGATATTCGAAAATTAGCTATCGATTTTGCATCGAATCAACCTGCGATTGCAGATGCATGGATTGGGCCTGGGCAGCAATCGAACGGTTTTAATGCGATACGTGCTGTTTTTTTGTTAAATGTCTTAGTAGGTAGTGTAGACAAAAAAGGCGGTATGTTGTTAACGAAGGAATTACAATTGGGTCCATCAATGATTAACAAGTCTTCTTCAAATATCAAGCGCTACGATCAACTAGAAAAGTATCCCTTTGGTCATAAGTCAGGAGTATATGTAGAAACATTTAGACAGCTAGCACAGCAAAATGGACCATATCCAGTGGATGCTGCAATCATTACCATGAGCAACCCTGTGTTATCAGTACCGAATACGTTACAGGTAATCGAGGGCTTGAAACGGCTAAAATTCATTACCGTAATTGATAATTATTTAAGCGAGACGGCGTTAATGGCAGATATTGTATTGCCAGGAACAACATATTTAGAACGATTTGGTCTTGTAACTAGGGGTATTCACTGGCAGTATGTAGCACTGCGACAGCCTGTGAAACAACCATTGTATGGACAACTATCAGAGTCAGATATTTTTATCGAATTAGCTAAACGGCTACATTTGCGGGATGACAATGGTAATTTACCATTTGAAGAGATTGGCTATTTACAGTATCTGGATTATCGTTTACGCGGGAGTATAGCGAATATCTCGTTAGAGGAGTTACAGGAATTGCCAGGAGCTGTTTGGCGTTCTGAGCAAGAAACGCCGTATCGGCAGTATGTAACGGAACCTATCCAAACAGAATCAGGGAAATTCCAATTCGTTTTAGATAAAGAGAAGTATGCAGAGATGCCCCATATTCTATTGCCTGAATACCATAGGCGGATATGGGAGCCTGATGATAAATATCCGTTTTATTTACTATCATGGAAACATGTAACACATACACATTCTCGCACACAAAACAATCCTTATTTGTCAGAGCTAAAAGATTACAACCATCTCTATATAAATCCCGACACTGGGAAATCGATGGGTTTCGAAGATGGGGATGAAGTACGTGTAACTTCACCATATGGAAGTTTGCGAGCAAATTTAAAGTTCAGCGCAAGCATGCATCCTAAAGTAGTAGGCACAGATTGGGGCTTTGGCCATTGGGGATTCGGTGATTACGCAAAAGGGAAAGGGTTCGCAGTTAATAAACTAAATGACTTTATCGTAGATCAAGTAACTGGTCAAGCAGCGCATAAGGAAATATGTGTTAAAATAGAAAGGTTTTAAACAAATATCATCTAAGGGAAAACCCTGATAAAATATCAGGGTTTTTTTTATTTTTTAACGAATTAATTTAAAGGTTCCCCGAATATGAAATTAATTCATAATTGTATACAATTATTTCAGAACCAATATATATTTTTTAACTTAACGGAGGTGATTGCAATGGAAGATAAGAAAAAGCCGAAGCATTTTAGAAAAGACATTATCAAAAAGGGTTTACTTGTAGGAGGGGGACTCTTAGTAGCCAATGAATTGCTAACAGTGGAGCCTCTTATCAATGCAGCAGAAGCAAATACAACAACAAGTGTTAAACCTGTACCAAATTCGCTATCGCAGGAAGACAATATCATCCGTATGCAAAGAGAATTACATCAGGCTCTAGAAAAACCGATTGATCAAGTTCATTGGGTAATGGTGATTGATCAGAAAAAATGTGTTGCTTGTGATGGATGTACAGTTTCCTGTATCTCTGAAAACGCATTGCCACCAGGTGTGGTATATCGACCGGTTATCAAAGAAGAGGTTGGGACGTATCCGAATGTTAGAAGAAAGTTTACACCACGTCCTTGTATGCACTGTGAAAATCCAGCCTGTGTGAAAGTATGTCCAATCGCAGCAACATATAAACGAGAAGACGGTATCGTATCCATTGATTATGATAAGTGTTTAGGATGTCGTTATTGCATTACAGCATGTCCATATGGAGCTAGAAGCTTTGACTGGGGTGAGCATCACACAGATAATACACCAGAGGTTATGCCATATGAGATGGAGCCAGGGTACGAATATGGTGAAGCAAGAACTCGTTCGAAGGGAGTATCACCTGTAGGAAATGCTCGTAAATGTCATTTCTGTGTTCACCGATTACAAAATGGTATGTTACCTAGCTGCGTGACGACTTGTATCGGAAGAGCAACATATTTTGGAGATTTGAATAACTCAAAAGGCTTAGTTGCAAGTTTAGTAGGTAGCCCGAGAGCTACAAGATTATTAGAAAAACTAGGCACAAAACCAAGTGTGTACTATCTAACATAGTAGGAGGTGGAATCATTGAAACGTCTTTACTTTTTATTGATTGGTTTATTTTCTTTAGTTGGATTATGGGCAATTTACTATAGATTAACAGAAGGTTTAACGATGACAGCGCTAACTAGTAATGTAAGTTGGGGACTGTGGGTGGTATTCTATATCTTTTTTATTGGTCTATCAGCAGGGTCATTCCTTTTATCGACAATGGTATATGTATTTGGAATGAAGCAATTTGAGAAAATTGGTAAGTTGGCATTAGTATCAGCGTTCTTCGCTTTATTAGGAGGTTTGCTATTCGTTTTTATAGATTTAGGACATCCAGAGAGATTCTGGCATGCACTAGCGTATAGACAACTAGGATCTATATTATCGTGGGAAATCCATTTCTACCTCTTATACATGGCAATCATAGTGGCGGAATTATGGTACTTACTTCGTGAAGATGCGGCGAGATTAGTTGCTACTACTTCAGGAGTAAAACAAACATTTTTAAAAGCAGTAACATTAGGATACAAAATTCCAAATAGCCAGCAGAAACTAGCTGCTGATCGTGCTAAATCCCATAAATGGATGAAGATATTAGGAGTTGTTGGCATTCCAACGGCAATCGGTGTTCACGCTGGAACAGGATCGTTGTTCGCAGTAGTTATGGCGAAACATGTTTGGAATACGGCATTAACACCAATTATATTTTTAGTATCGGCACTCGTGTCTGGAGCAGCGCTAATGATGATTTTATATGCATTCTTAGTAGATAAAAACCGACAAGATAAGAGTATGTTACAGAGCCTAGAAAGCTTACTGATATTATTTATTGCCGTTGATTTATTACTGGTTGCAGCTGAATACGTAGTGGGGTTATACAATTATGTCCCAGATGAGAGAGGAATTCTTCTTGATATGCTATTTGGGGAACGCTGGTATATCTTCTGGCTAGGACAAATTACCTTAGGAGCGATAATTCCAATTGCTTTGCTGAGCAAGAGTAATAAGAGCTCAAAAGTCTACGGCCTAGCAGGGATATCGACAATTCTTGGTATCCTGTGTGTCCGCTGGAACTTAGTCGTACCAGCATACCT includes the following:
- the nrfD gene encoding NrfD/PsrC family molybdoenzyme membrane anchor subunit; the encoded protein is MKRLYFLLIGLFSLVGLWAIYYRLTEGLTMTALTSNVSWGLWVVFYIFFIGLSAGSFLLSTMVYVFGMKQFEKIGKLALVSAFFALLGGLLFVFIDLGHPERFWHALAYRQLGSILSWEIHFYLLYMAIIVAELWYLLREDAARLVATTSGVKQTFLKAVTLGYKIPNSQQKLAADRAKSHKWMKILGVVGIPTAIGVHAGTGSLFAVVMAKHVWNTALTPIIFLVSALVSGAALMMILYAFLVDKNRQDKSMLQSLESLLILFIAVDLLLVAAEYVVGLYNYVPDERGILLDMLFGERWYIFWLGQITLGAIIPIALLSKSNKSSKVYGLAGISTILGILCVRWNLVVPAYLKPQLYGLDEAYVNSRLLYEYTPNMMEWVVSFGLISIVVLLFSWALNLLPIMENKEVEHSYEQTAERVHAI